The Lysinibacillus irui sequence TTCAATTCTTCTAGCATTGTACCCTTCATGTCTTTATGTTTAGATGCCGCACCGCCTACATTGAAACCAAGGCTCTTTTGATATTTTAAAGCATCAGCACCAACGTTAGATGTCATAATAACCACTGTATTGCGGAAGTCTACAACACGCCCCTTAGAGTCTGTTAAACGACCATCTTCAAGAACTTGCAGAAGAATATTGAACACATCAGGGTGTGCTTTTTCAATTTCATCTAATAATACTACTGAATAAGGTTTACGACGAACTTTTTCAGTCAGTTGACCACCATCATCGAAGCCTACATAGCCTGGAGGTGAACCTACTAGGCGTGAAGTCGAATGTTTCTCCATGTATTCAGACATATCGACACGTATCATAGCATCTTCATCACCAAACATTACTTCAGCAAGCGCTCTTGCAAGCTCTGTTTTACCAACACCTGTAGGTCCTAAGAAGATAAATGAACCAATTGGTCGTTTTGGATCTTTTAAGCCTGCTCTTGCACGGCGGATTGCACGGGAAATGGCCTCTACCGCTTCTCCTTGCCCAACAACACGTTTGTGTAATTCCTCTTCGAGTTGTAACAACTTAGATGATTCTTCGGAAGCAATTTTAGCTACCGGGATTCCTGTCCACATCGATACTACTGCTGCAACATCATCCACAGTCACTTTTGATTCGGCTTTGCCTTGCTCTTCTTTCCAATTTTTCCGAGTAGCTTCAATTTCATCTTTCAGCTTTTGCTCTGTGTCTCTTAGAGATGCTGCCTTTTCAAACTCTTGGCCCGATACGGCTGCATTTTTTTCCGAGCGAACATTTTCAAGCTTATCTTCAAGTGCCTTTAGGTTTGGTGGCACTGCAAATGAACGTAAGCGTACTTTAGAACCAGCCTCATCAATTAAGTCAATCGCTTTATCTGGCAAGAAGCGGTCAGAAATATATCTGTCACTCATTTTTGCAGCTGCTTCGATTGCTTCATCTGTTATTTTTACGCGGTGATGTGCTTCATAACGATCACGTAAACCTTGAATAATTTGAATCGCTTCTTCTACTGTTGGTTCATCCACTTGAATTGGTTGGAAACGACGCTCTAATGCTGCATCCTTTTCAATATATTTACGGTATTCATCAAGCGTAGTTGCCCCAATACATTGAAGCTCGCCTCGTGCTAAAGATGGTTTTAAAATATTGGATGCATCAATCGCACCTTCTGCACCACCAGCACCGATTAATGTATGCAATTCATCGATAAATAAAATAATATTACCAGCTTGGCGAATTTCATCCATTACCTTTTTCAAACGGTCCTCAAATTCACCACGATATTTTGTACCAGCAACGACAGTTCCCATATCGAGCGTCATCACTCGCTTGTCACGAAGGATTTCAGGCACTTCGTTATTTATAATTTGCTGTGCTAGCCCCTCCGCAATAGCTGTTTTACCAACACCAGGCTCACCAATCAATACAGGGTTATTTTTAGTACGACGTGATAAAACCTCGATGACACGTGTAATTTCCTTACTTCGACCAATAACAGGGTCTAATGTACCTTCACGTGCAATTTGTGTTAAATCACGTGCTAGGCTATCTAATGTTGGAGTATTGGCAGCTTGTGCTGCTTGTTGTCCAGATTGTGCATTATCGTTATTACCTAGTAGCAATAGTACTTGTTGACGTGCTTTATTTAAACCGACACCGGCGTTATTTAGGACACGAGCTGCCACCCCTTCTCCTTCACGAATAAGGGCTAGTAGCAAATGCTCTGTGCCGATATATGAGTGACCTAATTTACGTGATTCGTCAACTGATAGTTCAATTACTTTCTTAGCTCTTGGCGTATAATGAACAATTGGGCCAACGTCTTCTTTACCCTTACCAACTAACTCTTCAATACCAGCTTCAATTCTTTGAGGACTAATATCAATAGCTTCTAACGCTTTTGCAGCAATACCGCCGCCTTCACGTATAAGCCCTAATAGAATATGCTCTGTGCCAATAGATTCGTGCTTCCAACGAATAGCCTCTTCTTGAGCAAGCTGTAATACTTTTTGCGCGCGTTGTGTAAAACGATTAAACATCATATAAATCCTCTCCTTTTTCCCCATTTATAGGCTTATTCGTATATTCTCGAGATAACGCCTCACGAAGCATTTCTGCTCGTACACGATCTCGTTCAGCAGGGGGCAGTGCCTCGCCTGCATAGTGCTGTAAAAAACCTGGTTGCATACTGACAACACACTCATTTAACGTTGTTGCATGAATACCTGCAATCAACTCTAAATCCACACCTAGACGAACATTAGATAGACAGGTAGCTGCTTCCTCACTTGTTAAAATTCTCGCATGAGTTAGAGTACCTAAAGCTCGATATACTCTATCTTCTAGAG is a genomic window containing:
- a CDS encoding ATP-dependent Clp protease ATP-binding subunit; the encoded protein is MMFNRFTQRAQKVLQLAQEEAIRWKHESIGTEHILLGLIREGGGIAAKALEAIDISPQRIEAGIEELVGKGKEDVGPIVHYTPRAKKVIELSVDESRKLGHSYIGTEHLLLALIREGEGVAARVLNNAGVGLNKARQQVLLLLGNNDNAQSGQQAAQAANTPTLDSLARDLTQIAREGTLDPVIGRSKEITRVIEVLSRRTKNNPVLIGEPGVGKTAIAEGLAQQIINNEVPEILRDKRVMTLDMGTVVAGTKYRGEFEDRLKKVMDEIRQAGNIILFIDELHTLIGAGGAEGAIDASNILKPSLARGELQCIGATTLDEYRKYIEKDAALERRFQPIQVDEPTVEEAIQIIQGLRDRYEAHHRVKITDEAIEAAAKMSDRYISDRFLPDKAIDLIDEAGSKVRLRSFAVPPNLKALEDKLENVRSEKNAAVSGQEFEKAASLRDTEQKLKDEIEATRKNWKEEQGKAESKVTVDDVAAVVSMWTGIPVAKIASEESSKLLQLEEELHKRVVGQGEAVEAISRAIRRARAGLKDPKRPIGSFIFLGPTGVGKTELARALAEVMFGDEDAMIRVDMSEYMEKHSTSRLVGSPPGYVGFDDGGQLTEKVRRKPYSVVLLDEIEKAHPDVFNILLQVLEDGRLTDSKGRVVDFRNTVVIMTSNVGADALKYQKSLGFNVGGAASKHKDMKGTMLEELKKAFRPEFLNRIDEMIVFHSLEKEHLKEIIAMMGNALTKRLKEQDISLELTDAALEKIAEEGYDPQYGARPLRRALQKQVEDRLSEELLKGNVEKGNQVVIDYVNDEFVVKKKEGVSISK